The following are encoded in a window of Clostridium thermarum genomic DNA:
- a CDS encoding Ldh family oxidoreductase, with translation MEDRIYWIDFDTMYNFMKDVFMSAGLREEDAAICSDVLIAADKRGIDSHGIGRLKPIYIDRIREGILNPITNIEIVKDNMATSVIDGHDGMGHVIANKAMSMAIEKAEKFGLGMVAVRNSSHYGIAGYYTLMAAEKGMIGITGTNARPSIAPTFGVENMLGTNPLTFSMPTDEEFPFFLDCATSITQRGKIEVYDRLGKELPVGWIIDEHGNARTDTHQVLEDLVKGTAALAPLGGIGEETGGYKGYGYATVVEILSAALQAGSFLKALNGIDADGAKRPYHLGHFFIAINIEHFIELDKFKKIAGDILRSLRNSKKAPGQDRIYTPGEKEYETWLYRKDKGVPVNLALQKDILSLKKEFNLQQYVFPFEE, from the coding sequence TTGGAAGACAGAATTTATTGGATCGATTTTGATACTATGTATAATTTTATGAAGGATGTGTTCATGTCAGCAGGATTACGGGAAGAGGATGCAGCAATTTGCTCTGATGTATTGATTGCCGCAGACAAAAGAGGTATTGATTCCCATGGTATAGGAAGACTTAAGCCTATTTACATCGATAGGATCCGTGAAGGTATTTTGAATCCCATTACCAATATAGAAATAGTGAAGGACAATATGGCCACCTCAGTTATAGATGGCCACGATGGCATGGGTCATGTTATTGCAAATAAGGCCATGAGTATGGCCATAGAAAAGGCTGAGAAATTTGGCCTAGGCATGGTTGCAGTAAGAAATTCTTCACACTACGGAATCGCCGGCTATTATACCTTAATGGCAGCAGAAAAAGGCATGATAGGTATCACCGGTACCAATGCAAGGCCCTCAATTGCTCCAACCTTTGGTGTAGAAAATATGCTGGGTACTAATCCTTTGACCTTTTCAATGCCTACAGACGAAGAGTTTCCCTTCTTCTTAGACTGTGCAACCTCAATTACCCAACGAGGTAAAATAGAAGTATATGACCGTCTGGGAAAAGAACTCCCTGTAGGCTGGATAATAGATGAGCACGGAAATGCCAGAACGGATACCCACCAGGTATTGGAAGACCTAGTAAAGGGAACAGCGGCCTTAGCCCCCTTAGGCGGAATTGGTGAAGAAACCGGCGGCTATAAGGGCTATGGTTATGCCACGGTAGTGGAAATACTGTCAGCAGCCCTCCAGGCGGGAAGCTTCTTAAAGGCATTGAACGGCATCGACGCTGATGGTGCAAAGAGGCCCTATCATCTTGGCCACTTTTTCATAGCTATAAACATTGAACATTTTATTGAACTTGACAAGTTTAAAAAGATTGCCGGAGATATTTTGAGATCCTTGAGAAACTCAAAGAAAGCGCCGGGACAAGATAGAATCTATACCCCCGGCGAGAAAGAATATGAAACATGGCTTTATAGAAAGGATAAAGGAGTGCCGGTAAATTTAGCGCTACAGAAAGACATCTTATCTCTAAAAAAAGAATTCAACCTTCAACAATATGTGTTTCCTTTTGAGGAATAA
- a CDS encoding GNAT family N-acetyltransferase encodes MGTLHNYLDSKGIIKVWPSKRTDKITVLNHLVKSFQYNKFYTEKELNKIIDDNHSFNDYFILRRELIDNKLICRTRDGAKYWRGDFLSTIGIETPRATLKYYDNEVIGDLKEVYLSCGYMIEYCGVEHREEYIEQCLREPELPPGGSKEFIKFRSIKSKDTGKVIGFLEYYMGYPNSNTIWIGGLFIHKDFQRMGYGEEVVGEFIKKSKEAGFNTAGLGVHLKNWQALRFWTKQGFNTIGGIYGDEHYGLNTFSTMKLTMKLY; translated from the coding sequence ATGGGGACGCTTCACAACTATTTAGATAGTAAAGGAATTATAAAGGTTTGGCCATCTAAGCGTACGGATAAGATAACAGTATTAAATCATCTAGTAAAAAGCTTTCAGTATAATAAATTCTATACTGAAAAAGAGTTAAACAAAATAATTGATGATAACCATAGTTTCAATGATTATTTTATTTTACGAAGAGAGCTAATAGATAACAAACTTATATGCAGAACTAGGGATGGTGCTAAATATTGGAGAGGAGATTTTCTTTCCACAATAGGTATAGAGACACCAAGGGCTACACTAAAATATTATGATAATGAAGTTATTGGAGACCTTAAGGAAGTATATCTTTCTTGTGGTTATATGATTGAATATTGTGGGGTTGAGCATAGGGAGGAATACATTGAACAGTGCTTAAGGGAACCGGAACTTCCTCCTGGGGGTAGTAAAGAATTTATTAAATTTAGAAGCATAAAAAGTAAAGACACTGGGAAGGTTATTGGTTTTTTAGAATATTATATGGGTTACCCTAACAGCAACACTATCTGGATAGGAGGTTTGTTTATTCACAAGGACTTCCAAAGAATGGGATATGGTGAAGAAGTTGTTGGTGAATTTATAAAGAAGTCAAAAGAGGCTGGTTTTAATACAGCTGGGCTTGGAGTACACTTAAAGAATTGGCAGGCACTAAGATTTTGGACGAAACAAGGGTTTAATACTATTGGAGGTATCTATGGTGATGAACACTATGGGCTTAACACTTTTTCTACAATGAAGCTGACAATGAAATTATATTAG